In Mucilaginibacter celer, one DNA window encodes the following:
- a CDS encoding sensor histidine kinase, protein MTTKADNFSHIVNRILIIFLLFTFLVTTGSFVLRHTITVKLDKLGAQLKSPSYKESISALLVDLDVAENSFQKATTDGNPSDLIIYQRRLDTIFHGMSAIIDHYRQGGDTTLPESRRQLEQKLQQKLELSTQLFGLRKHFDSLLRVTTFDRIHNRMRFMRPASVSIKTDTVVTTKKETTKNSLLRRLKDALHATHSVKVLTVRQQQKERAGLSDAAAKSLLAQLGSQYGRMALSGQALVSANLNLLTELRQLTGQLQDIDQIAYERSREATLQAYASATRDLNTFTGIALIAVLIFIVLLIAYVRRAGWAEKRIRIENGRAIRLAGQKSEILAIMSHEIRNKLMAINGAVSTIKKTPLTDQQEQKIGSITLASGLVLETINNVLDATKMERGYADDNKYEPFNPKNALRDAVEAMRFMAENKKLELKLQMNSDEGITVHGDSFRLKQVLLNLISNAIKYTQSGSILVNGKLIGYDWGYQLKVEVTDTGVGIPQSKQAQLFTPYYQAGGQKPGTGLGLYLCKQLITRQGGNISLESLEGKGTTVFFEIPYT, encoded by the coding sequence ATGACAACAAAGGCCGACAATTTCTCGCATATCGTTAACCGTATCTTGATCATATTCCTGTTGTTTACCTTTTTGGTAACAACAGGATCTTTTGTTTTAAGGCACACGATAACCGTCAAACTTGATAAACTGGGCGCGCAATTGAAAAGCCCTTCTTATAAAGAAAGCATCAGCGCGTTGCTGGTTGACCTGGATGTGGCTGAAAATAGCTTTCAGAAAGCGACCACTGATGGCAACCCGTCCGACTTGATCATTTACCAACGGAGACTTGATACGATTTTCCATGGCATGAGTGCGATTATTGATCATTACAGGCAGGGTGGAGACACTACGCTCCCGGAAAGCCGCAGGCAGTTGGAACAAAAGCTGCAACAAAAACTGGAACTGTCAACACAATTATTCGGTCTGCGAAAACATTTTGACTCTTTGCTTAGGGTCACGACTTTTGACCGTATCCACAATCGCATGAGGTTTATGCGACCTGCTTCTGTAAGCATTAAAACCGATACGGTAGTTACCACTAAAAAAGAAACGACTAAAAATAGCTTGCTACGCAGGCTGAAGGATGCCTTGCATGCTACACATTCAGTCAAAGTGCTTACCGTTCGTCAGCAACAAAAGGAAAGGGCTGGACTATCTGACGCCGCCGCCAAAAGCCTGTTAGCCCAATTGGGGTCGCAATACGGCAGGATGGCATTATCCGGGCAAGCCCTCGTCTCTGCTAATCTTAATCTATTGACGGAGCTTCGGCAGCTTACGGGCCAATTACAAGATATTGATCAGATCGCCTATGAACGCAGCAGGGAGGCAACCTTACAAGCTTATGCATCAGCAACACGCGATTTAAATACGTTCACCGGTATTGCACTGATCGCTGTACTGATCTTTATCGTTTTACTTATCGCTTACGTTCGCCGGGCAGGCTGGGCTGAAAAGCGGATCCGTATAGAAAACGGGCGTGCGATCAGATTAGCTGGCCAAAAATCGGAGATTTTAGCAATTATGAGCCATGAGATCCGGAATAAATTGATGGCGATCAACGGTGCTGTTTCAACAATCAAAAAAACACCCTTAACTGACCAGCAGGAACAAAAGATTGGATCTATTACATTGGCTTCGGGGCTGGTCCTGGAAACCATTAATAATGTTTTGGATGCCACTAAAATGGAGCGAGGATATGCGGACGATAACAAATATGAACCCTTTAATCCTAAGAATGCATTGCGTGACGCAGTAGAAGCCATGCGATTTATGGCTGAGAATAAAAAACTGGAATTAAAATTGCAAATGAACAGTGATGAGGGAATAACAGTTCATGGAGACAGCTTCCGCCTCAAACAAGTCCTTTTGAATTTAATAAGCAATGCGATCAAATACACACAATCAGGATCAATATTGGTTAACGGAAAACTCATCGGTTACGATTGGGGCTATCAGCTTAAGGTAGAAGTGACGGATACAGGCGTTGGTATACCTCAAAGTAAGCAAGCGCAATTATTCACGCCTTATTATCAGGCGGGCGGCCAAAAGCCAGGTACTGGCCTTGGATTGTATTTATGTAAACAATTGATCACCCGTCAGGGCGGAAACATCAGTCTGGAAAGCTTGGAAGGAAAGGGTACGACAGTCTTTTTTGAAATTCCATATACTTAA